The following DNA comes from Pseudobythopirellula maris.
AGAACCTCGCGTTGGCGTGTCTCAACTACGAGAGCGCCAACAAGCACCTGCCGATCAGCATTCCCCAGTGGAAGGACGACGAGCGCGATCTTTACCACCGTCCCGTGGGACCCGACGGCGGCTCCCTGGACATTGGCAAAGGAGGCCCGGGCTACAGCGGCAAGGGGTGGATCACAGAGCTGTTACCTTACATCGAAGAGCAGCCGCTCTACGACGCGATGAGCCCCGGCTTCACGGGGAACTTTTATCCTCAGAGCAATCTTTTCGGGAAGGGGATGTACAACAAGGACATCCGAGACGATATCCAGAAGCAGCTGCCGCTTATCACTTGTCCGTCGGACGGGATCTCGCCACGTCCATCGCTCGTGCAGTTCTACTTTCGCGGGCTGCCCGTCGCCACGACGAATTACAAAGGTTGCATCGGAGACTCGATCATCGATACCACCGAATCGTACGATCCTGGCACGCTCGCAACGAATTCGGACTTTGGCGCGGTGAGCGACCCGCCCCAGCCGACCGACATCGGATCGGCCGACTGCCACAACACGGTCGACTGCAACGGCTTGATCTGGCGGGCGAGCTACTTCCGTCCGGTCAAACTCGCCAAGATCACCGACGGACAGAGCAAGACGTTCCTCATCGGCGAGGCGGTCCCCGCCCAGGACGACCACTCGGCAGCCTTCTTCTCCGATGGCGACTGGGCCACCTGTGGCATCCCGCTGAACGTGCTCGATTTCGATGTCCCACCGACCCAGGCCGATGACTACCGCGAATCGGTGTTCTACATCGAGTGGTACCGCTACCGTGGTTTCAAGAGCCTGCACCCGGGCGGCGCCTTCTTCGCGATGGCCGACGGCTCGGTCCACTTCATCAGCGACGGCATCGAGACGCCCGTCTACCGCGGCCTGGCCACCCGCAACGGCGAAGAAGCGGTCTCGCTCCCTTGAGGTTGGCTGTGGCTGATGTCGGTCCAGAATCCTTCCACGCGGCGAAGAGAACCATGCGACTCCTTACAAGAACGAAGTGGTGCTGCCTCTTGGGCGCCGCGGCTCTGCTGGCCGCTGGCTGTGGCGAAAAGCCGCAGGCTTCGGTGACAGGCACCGTGCTGGTAGACGGCGAACTCGCCTCGTCCGGCACCGTGACGCTCCACCCGGTGGGGGAGGGGGGCGTGGTCGCCACGGGACGCATCCACAAGGACGGCAGCTTCGTGGTGAAGTCGGGGCAGGGCGATCGCGACGACCCCGACCGCTCGACGATCGCCGCGGGGGAGTACGTGGTGACGGTCGTCGTGAACGCCCCCCCGAAGCCCTCCGACACCAGCCTCGCAGGACCCCCGCTCCCAGGCGGTAGGCTGACCGCGGCCAAGTACGCGGACAAATCAACTTCCGACTTGCGCTACACCATTGGGACCGGCGCCGAAGTCTTGTCGCTCACCCTCGAGGGAGAGCCGATCTCGGCGCCGGCCGAAGCAAGCGCCGATGGCGCAGGTGAAGAAAGCGAGGACGCGGAAGAGGCCACCACAGAGGGCGCCAATGCAGAAGAAGCAACCGCCGATGGGGAGGACGCCGAAGCGGGCTCCGCCCCCGAGAACTCTTCGGAAGGTGAAGAGGATGAACCGGCCCCGGAAGTCGAGTCGCCCGCCGCCGAGGCCGCTGAGACGGCGCCCAGCACGGAGGAGAACACCGGTGCGTAACACCAAGCAAAAATACCGCGTGGGTCGGGGGGCTGTGGCCTCGGTCGTGGCCTTACTCGCATTGATGACCGCCGGCTGCGGCGGGCCCTACGACGCCACGGTCTACGGCGCCGTGACTCTCGATGGCCAACCGTTGCCGAGCGGCACGGTATCGTTCTTTCCTACGTCGGATGGCCCCACCGCGTACTCACGCATCGACGATTCGGGCATGTACCAAATCCGCACCGGCCGCGAAAAAGGGTTGCCGCCTGGCGAATACGCCGTCACCGTGGTGGCGCGTGAGAAGCCGACTGTCGATCAATCCAACAGCGGAGGGCCGCCCCCCGCGGGGAGGATGCTCACCCCGCAGCGGTACCGCAACCGCGATCAATCGGGTCTCGTCTACACCGTGGAGCCGGGGGCGAATCAGATAGATCTCGAACTCACTTCCCAGCCGCCGGCGGGTTGAGAGCCTCGGACCGCGAGAGGGCGATCGCTATAGCGAAGTCATTGAGCGACTCGCTCAGGGTCGATGCGCCGCACTGCCGGCCAGAGTGAACCCGCGTGGTTGGCTCGAACGCCAAGTGATGGCTTTGACGGGGGACGCGTGCGTCCCTATTCCTCGGTCGGCGGCGAAGCAGGGAGAACGCGCTGCTCGTTCAGTTGGAGCGTGAACTGCTGGTCGGACGAGGTGTCGCAGCGGTCGAGCACCGGCGAGTAGGTGCGGACCTCGACGGTCTTGCCGTCCTGCTTGAACTCGAGCAGCCGCATGTCGCCCATGCCTCCCTGCTCTTTGAACTGGTAGTTCGCCAGCATTTGGTGGACGGCGTTGCCCCGCTCGCCGAGGCTGCTCTGGAAGCCCGTGCCGTCACCCAGCACGTGGCCGTTGAAGGTGAAGCGGAAACGCTCGTGGCGTGAGACGAGTTTCTCCCACAGCTGCTGGCCGTCGTTGATCGTCTCGCCGGGTTGCTTGGCCAACGCATAGGCGTGGGGGTTCCACGACTGCGTGTCGTGCTTGGCGGCCCAATCGTAGCGGCTCTCGTCGAAGTACATGTAGGCGTGGGTGACCAGCATCACGAGCCGATCGGGGTGGTCCGTCACCACACGGTTCGCCCAGGCGACAACTTCGTCGCGCGGCGCCCACTCCAGGGCCAACACGAGCCACTCCTTGCCGCCCGCACTAAAGGTATGGAAAGTGTTGTCGGTCTTGTCCGTCTCAAAGGAGCCTGCGAGCGAGTCTTGCTGGGAGTAGTACGAGCCCGGTCCGAAGTATTCCGAATCGTTGAAGCGGCTCGTCCGCGCCGAGGAGTTTCCTCCGGGGCCGTAGTCGTGGTTCCCCGGCGAGATCGCGAAGGGGACGACGCCGTTGAGCGTGTCCATCGCCCGCAGGGCGTGGTCCCACTGCTCGGGCGTGTTGTGCTCGGTGACGTCGCCCTCGTGCAGCACGAACGCGATGTTGTGCGACGCCGCGTGGTCGGCGATCCACCGTGTCTGGGCGGCGTAATGCTGCGGGTAACGCTCGGAATAGACCTGCGTGTCGGGCAGGATCGCCAGGGTCCACGAGCCCGGCTCGATCGACGGCGCCTCGGCGGCGGCGAACCGGCCGCTCAGCAGGCCGAGGCCGATCACCAGGCAAGCCAACGAGACGGTGCGCCGGCAAGCCGAGCGGTTCGGGTCGATCAATGTCATGCCGCCTCTTCAATGTGGGTGAAAGTCGAATCGCAGGATAGAAGGAAGGGGCGTCGCACGCAAACGCCGCCCCTTCCTACGGTGCGTTACACCAAGGCCGTTCGGCGGCGGGGATTCGCCATCGCCGCAAGCCCCAGCGCCGCCAGAACGAGCGACGTCGGTTCCGGGACCAGCACGGAGTCGGCGGCCGCCGTGAGAGTCTGCCCGTCGGCGGTCGACAGGCCGAGCGACGACAGCACGCCGCTCAGGTCGATGTCGCTCGTCGTCGTGTCGCCGTAGATCGTGCCGTACAAGACCAGCGCGTTGAGCAACGAGCCGCGGTTGTTGGCGTGGTAGATGTCGCCGGCGTAGAGGTTCGAGGCGAAGCCCGCAGCCTGCCAGGCGTCGCCCGCCGGCGCGTAGAGCGCCACGCCGTCGCCCGCCGTGGCGTTGATGTTGGCGGTCGACTGGAGGTAGCCGTCGCGCAGCTCCGCCTGCATCTCGGCCGGTCCGCCCGGGAACGCCGGGCTGCCGCCGGTGTAGTACGAGTGCGACGGGCCACGGGCCCAGGTCTCGTACATGACGGCGCGCACGCCTGGGCTGCGTGTGGCCACCTGCTGGTACATCGCCAAGGTGCTGCTCAGGTGCACCGAGAGGTTGCCCAAGCGGGTCGGCGACGTCGAGTAGTCTTGCAGCACCACGATGTCCCAATCGTCGCCGCTCGCGATTTCGCTGTCGATCGCCGCGGTGTTGTTGAGGAGGTGCCACGAGAGCGCCTGGCCGTTGACCGCGGCGTTGTGCTGGAAGGGAGCCGGATGGCCAGCCGCGACGGCGATGTCCGACACGACCGCCGGGACCGACCGCGAGCCGCCGCAGCAGGTGGCGTTTGTGAAGCTGTTGCCGTAATACAGGATGTTGAGCTCGGCCCACGCGGCCCGCGGCGAGCCGGCGAGCGCCAGCACGACCGCCGCGAAGGCTGTGGCTTGGAATATGCGTTTCATCGGGAGGGGTCTCTTCGAGGTGGAGGGTGATGGGGGCGTCGGGTTGCGGCACGCCTTGCAGCGCGAGGACCGATCGTTCAGCGGCGGCGGATGACGCACGCCACTCCGGCGAGTGTCAGCAAGACCACTGCGCTCGGCTCGGGCACGGTCGTGCCGACCAGCCGCATCGCTCCCAGATAGAAGAAACCATTCCCGTTGTTGTTGCCCGGCCCCTTGGTGACCGTGATCGTGATCTCGCCGGCGGCGGTGGGCGTGATGCCGGCGACCGTCGCCAGGTTGGCCGTGTTGTTCGCGGCGTCGAGCACTCCGGAGCCGCTGTTCAGGCCGGCCACCGCGTAGAGGGCGTCGCGGTTGTCGCCCACGCCCGAACGCGCGGCGAAGAAGTCGAATTCGTAGGTCGTGTCGCCGCTGCCGTCGAGGCCCGACAAGGTGAGCAAGCCGGTCTCCCGCGGGCCGGCTGAGCCCCAGCTGGTGCTGTGCCCGTAGAGGCTGTCACGCGTCGCGTTGGCGACGAACATGTCGGCCGGCGCCGCCGGCGATCCCGTGCCCGACTCGTTGCCGCCGAACTCGTGGAAGCCGCTCGTCACGAGCTGGACGCCGGTCGGCGATCCGGTTGAGTCTTGGGCGTTGGGCACGGTGTGCGTCACGGCCGAATAGACCTGGTTGTAAACGCCGCCCGCCTCGATCGACCCGTTGCCGAAGTCAAAGAACATCGTTGCGCCGCGGGCGTCGGCGCCGCAGGCGAGGGCAAGGACAAGAACCGCCAGAGTTGACTTGGACATTAGCTCAGCTCCCAAAAGTAAAGGCACGGAAAAAGGAATCGTTATCGATGAGTTCGCCAGCCTCTGTGGCTAGCGAGGTTGCAACATGGTGAAATCGATCCTGATCAAGCCGGCCAGGGGGCTGGCGGTCGGGGAACTGGAGCAACGCCGCATTATTCGACGGCGTCAGCCGCCACGGCGATGTTGGTTTCGGGGTCTTCTTGGCCGTCGAGCCAGGTGAGCGGCGCCAGGTAAACGCCGCCCTTCCCCCAACCGCAGCGGCTGACAAACCAATCGCCCCGCGCGTCGCGGACCACCTCGGCCGCGTGGGCCGGGATGTGGCCGACAAGGTTCTCTAGCTCCCAGCCGTAGGGCGAGTCGCTGACGAACACATCGGTGCCGTCGTAACCGCCGCGGGGGCCGATAAAGAGGTAATACTTCGCGCCGCGCCGCACGACGAAGGGCGACTCGCATGGCCCGCCGAAGGTGCCGCTGACCGTGTCGGTGAAGGCGATCTTGCGTTCGCTCCACGTCAGCAGGTCGTCGCTCGTGACGTACGCCACGAGGTGGTTCCCCCCCTCGGGGCGGCTGTTGGCCGTGTAGTACATCACCCATTGGTCATCGACCCTCATGAGGAACGGGTCGCGGGCGTCGTAGCCGTCGACCACCATCGGGTTCTTGGCGTGACGCTCCCAATGCTTCAGGTCGGTGGAAGTGGCCAGGTGGATCTTGTACTCCGTGTGGTCGGCGTCGCCCGCGCAGTAGTACATGTAGTACAGGCCGTCTTGCTCGATGACGTGCGGCGCCCAGAGATGCTGCTCGTTCCACGGCGCCTCGGTGGCCACGCTGAGGGCGAACGGCTGCTTGTCCCAAGGCTGCTGCAGCAGCTTTTCAGCCGTGGCGTGGGCGAGGTTGTCCTCGTCGGCCGGGTCGAGCGGCTCCTCGTGCGTGATGCCAAACAGGTTCCACCGCCCGTCGGGTCCTTGGACGAAGCAGTGGTCGTTGATGTACCACGCCTCCTCCTCGCCGACGCTGGGGTCGTAGATCTTGACGAACTCGCCGCTGCGGACGAGCGTCTCGGCCTGTTGGCCGTACGCCTCGATAGCGGCGAATGAGACGACGAGTGAGGCGGCGGCCCAAACGAACGTTGTTTTCAGTCTCATCGCTACTCTTCGACGGTTCGGTGTGGTGTGAGAAATCAAGCGATTGTGGCGAGCATCACTCGGCGGGCGAAATTTGCGCCATCTCTTCTTTAGTGAAATAGGGGTGGCCGATCGGCTCGGGCGAGTAACTCGAGACCAGCTTGCTCGGCCGGGGCGCCGTGATCGGCAAAACGAACTGCTCGTCGCCCTGGGCGTCCCGCTCGATGCGGCCCCCTTGCGCAACGACCGCCTGCCTGGCCA
Coding sequences within:
- a CDS encoding PEP-CTERM sorting domain-containing protein, which codes for MKRIFQATAFAAVVLALAGSPRAAWAELNILYYGNSFTNATCCGGSRSVPAVVSDIAVAAGHPAPFQHNAAVNGQALSWHLLNNTAAIDSEIASGDDWDIVVLQDYSTSPTRLGNLSVHLSSTLAMYQQVATRSPGVRAVMYETWARGPSHSYYTGGSPAFPGGPAEMQAELRDGYLQSTANINATAGDGVALYAPAGDAWQAAGFASNLYAGDIYHANNRGSLLNALVLYGTIYGDTTTSDIDLSGVLSSLGLSTADGQTLTAAADSVLVPEPTSLVLAALGLAAMANPRRRTALV
- a CDS encoding PEP-CTERM sorting domain-containing protein; its protein translation is MSKSTLAVLVLALACGADARGATMFFDFGNGSIEAGGVYNQVYSAVTHTVPNAQDSTGSPTGVQLVTSGFHEFGGNESGTGSPAAPADMFVANATRDSLYGHSTSWGSAGPRETGLLTLSGLDGSGDTTYEFDFFAARSGVGDNRDALYAVAGLNSGSGVLDAANNTANLATVAGITPTAAGEITITVTKGPGNNNGNGFFYLGAMRLVGTTVPEPSAVVLLTLAGVACVIRRR
- a CDS encoding DUF1559 domain-containing protein, with the protein product MNKPSHRPPAHRSARRRFGFTLVELLVVIAIIGMLVALLLPAVQSAREAARRMSCQNNLKNLALACLNYESANKHLPISIPQWKDDERDLYHRPVGPDGGSLDIGKGGPGYSGKGWITELLPYIEEQPLYDAMSPGFTGNFYPQSNLFGKGMYNKDIRDDIQKQLPLITCPSDGISPRPSLVQFYFRGLPVATTNYKGCIGDSIIDTTESYDPGTLATNSDFGAVSDPPQPTDIGSADCHNTVDCNGLIWRASYFRPVKLAKITDGQSKTFLIGEAVPAQDDHSAAFFSDGDWATCGIPLNVLDFDVPPTQADDYRESVFYIEWYRYRGFKSLHPGGAFFAMADGSVHFISDGIETPVYRGLATRNGEEAVSLP
- a CDS encoding carboxypeptidase-like regulatory domain-containing protein; protein product: MRNTKQKYRVGRGAVASVVALLALMTAGCGGPYDATVYGAVTLDGQPLPSGTVSFFPTSDGPTAYSRIDDSGMYQIRTGREKGLPPGEYAVTVVAREKPTVDQSNSGGPPPAGRMLTPQRYRNRDQSGLVYTVEPGANQIDLELTSQPPAG
- a CDS encoding metallophosphoesterase yields the protein MTLIDPNRSACRRTVSLACLVIGLGLLSGRFAAAEAPSIEPGSWTLAILPDTQVYSERYPQHYAAQTRWIADHAASHNIAFVLHEGDVTEHNTPEQWDHALRAMDTLNGVVPFAISPGNHDYGPGGNSSARTSRFNDSEYFGPGSYYSQQDSLAGSFETDKTDNTFHTFSAGGKEWLVLALEWAPRDEVVAWANRVVTDHPDRLVMLVTHAYMYFDESRYDWAAKHDTQSWNPHAYALAKQPGETINDGQQLWEKLVSRHERFRFTFNGHVLGDGTGFQSSLGERGNAVHQMLANYQFKEQGGMGDMRLLEFKQDGKTVEVRTYSPVLDRCDTSSDQQFTLQLNEQRVLPASPPTEE
- a CDS encoding family 43 glycosylhydrolase, with translation MRLKTTFVWAAASLVVSFAAIEAYGQQAETLVRSGEFVKIYDPSVGEEEAWYINDHCFVQGPDGRWNLFGITHEEPLDPADEDNLAHATAEKLLQQPWDKQPFALSVATEAPWNEQHLWAPHVIEQDGLYYMYYCAGDADHTEYKIHLATSTDLKHWERHAKNPMVVDGYDARDPFLMRVDDQWVMYYTANSRPEGGNHLVAYVTSDDLLTWSERKIAFTDTVSGTFGGPCESPFVVRRGAKYYLFIGPRGGYDGTDVFVSDSPYGWELENLVGHIPAHAAEVVRDARGDWFVSRCGWGKGGVYLAPLTWLDGQEDPETNIAVAADAVE